Proteins encoded by one window of Alphaproteobacteria bacterium:
- a CDS encoding flagellar motor protein MotA, with the protein MSTKKLQGVPMAYIYQYFARMFISVMLLASAVIFLHESLWRIFLYNLGLNCVIMSCLALGVFLGFSNLFRLRKEQKWLESYDYGKEQFPDTPKAKILASLAILLSDPHYKGSLSTLACRSVLASVDGRLEETRDINRYLVGLLVFLGLLGTFWGLSETIGAIAGVINSIDLSVGDVKDSFQNLKAGLQSPLSGMGIAFSSSMFGLASSLIVSFLDLQNSKANNAFYQRLEDRLAVDTRMASGGGEISESSGGSGPAYSMGLLEQTIETMASLQTQVRRGEDNRVSVVKAMQTLSEKLSQMADQMVINQSVIKKIAQNQIDIQETILELARINKHPAGDELLKNHLRSLEMMTTKMLEEMIDGRNRTTHEIKNEIRVIARTLSAIANGQEVAA; encoded by the coding sequence GTGTCTACAAAAAAATTACAAGGGGTTCCTATGGCCTATATCTATCAGTACTTTGCCCGGATGTTCATAAGCGTTATGTTGCTTGCGTCGGCAGTTATTTTTCTGCATGAATCATTGTGGCGTATATTTCTTTATAACCTTGGTCTGAACTGCGTCATTATGTCGTGCTTGGCCCTTGGGGTCTTTTTGGGTTTTTCCAATCTATTTCGTTTACGAAAAGAACAAAAGTGGCTAGAAAGTTATGATTACGGCAAGGAACAATTTCCCGATACGCCCAAGGCAAAAATATTGGCATCTCTGGCTATTTTACTGAGCGACCCTCATTACAAAGGAAGCCTTTCAACCCTTGCCTGTCGTTCCGTTTTAGCCAGCGTTGATGGTCGGCTTGAGGAAACGCGGGATATAAACCGATATCTGGTGGGGCTGCTTGTTTTTTTGGGGTTGCTTGGGACGTTTTGGGGCCTATCCGAGACAATCGGTGCCATCGCAGGCGTTATCAACAGCATTGACCTTAGTGTTGGTGATGTAAAAGATTCCTTTCAGAATTTAAAGGCAGGATTACAATCCCCGCTGTCGGGTATGGGTATTGCATTTAGTTCGTCCATGTTTGGATTGGCCAGTTCCCTTATCGTTAGTTTTCTTGATCTGCAAAACTCAAAAGCGAACAATGCATTTTATCAGCGATTAGAGGATCGCCTGGCCGTGGATACACGAATGGCATCTGGTGGTGGTGAAATTTCGGAAAGCAGCGGCGGCAGCGGCCCCGCATACAGCATGGGGCTATTGGAACAAACCATAGAAACCATGGCGAGCTTGCAAACCCAAGTCAGGCGGGGCGAAGACAACCGAGTCAGCGTTGTCAAGGCCATGCAAACGCTTAGCGAGAAATTATCGCAGATGGCTGACCAAATGGTTATCAATCAATCAGTTATTAAAAAGATTGCCCAAAATCAAATTGATATACAAGAAACGATTTTGGAATTGGCCAGAATTAATAAACATCCAGCGGGGGATGAGTTACTCAAGAATCATTTACGATCCTTGGAAATGATGACAACAAAAATGCTAGAGGAAATGATCGATGGGCGCAATCGCACAACACACGAAATTAAAAATGAAATTCGCGTGATTGCCCGAACCCTGTCGGCAATCGCCAATGGACAAGAGGTTGCCGCATAA
- a CDS encoding BolA/IbaG family iron-sulfur metabolism protein: MAIHIEELESLLRQSFPGAEIDVRDLVGDGDHYQATVLSDVFLGKTRVQQHQMVYAALKGIVGQELHALAVKTGLPTLT, encoded by the coding sequence ATGGCAATACACATTGAAGAGCTCGAGAGTTTGCTTCGCCAATCTTTCCCGGGGGCGGAAATAGACGTGCGCGATTTGGTTGGGGATGGGGATCATTATCAGGCAACCGTTCTGTCGGATGTTTTTTTGGGAAAGACCAGGGTTCAACAACATCAAATGGTTTATGCAGCGCTAAAAGGGATCGTGGGGCAGGAATTGCATGCCCTAGCCGTAAAGACAGGATTACCCACCCTTACTTAG
- the gltX gene encoding glutamate--tRNA ligase, whose translation MSVRVRFAPSPTGLLHIGNARAALINWLFAKKHQGVFMLRLDDTDLDRSEDRYAQAIAEDLAWLGLHHHEFAQQSKRFDRYQQAMQSLIDTGRLYPCYETPEELDYKRKRQLAKGEPPIYDRAALHLTAEQKATAVNQGIQPHWRFQLNPGPIQWHDLVRGPVEFHGDRLSDPVLVRADGAFLYTLTSVVDDLDFAITHILRGEDHVTNAAVQIQLFQALNNDQPVTITFGHTTLLMDAQGHALSKRLGSLSLGTLRESGIEPMAINSLLARLGTSLPVEPVLDLDALAADFDLGTFSRTPPHFNEDDLKVLDHKLLQLMPYDFVQDRLKNLGAIHITGDVWIVIRGNIQTLQDVLVWEGVLYGNLSLVITDSDQDFMRVALASLPIAPWSTETWLTWTNTIKAETGRKGKALYMPLRQALTGMDHGPEMKDLLPLLGYERTKERLENHV comes from the coding sequence ATGTCTGTTCGTGTCCGCTTTGCTCCCAGCCCAACAGGATTGCTTCATATTGGCAATGCACGGGCTGCCCTGATTAACTGGTTGTTTGCCAAAAAACACCAGGGTGTTTTTATGTTGCGGTTGGATGACACCGACCTTGACCGGTCAGAGGATCGATATGCCCAAGCAATTGCGGAGGATTTAGCATGGCTTGGCCTGCACCATCACGAATTCGCCCAGCAATCAAAGCGCTTTGACCGATATCAACAAGCCATGCAAAGCCTGATTGATACGGGGCGTTTGTACCCCTGTTATGAAACACCAGAAGAATTGGATTACAAACGAAAGCGTCAGCTGGCAAAAGGCGAGCCCCCAATTTACGACCGGGCGGCGCTGCACCTGACGGCTGAACAAAAAGCGACCGCGGTCAACCAGGGAATTCAACCGCATTGGCGCTTTCAGCTGAATCCCGGACCGATCCAATGGCATGATCTGGTTCGTGGCCCCGTGGAATTTCATGGCGACCGCCTGAGCGACCCTGTTTTGGTGCGTGCCGATGGGGCATTCCTTTATACGCTGACATCGGTTGTGGATGATCTGGATTTTGCAATCACCCATATTTTACGGGGCGAGGATCACGTTACAAATGCAGCCGTCCAGATTCAATTATTTCAAGCGCTGAATAATGATCAGCCCGTCACTATAACGTTTGGTCACACGACGCTTTTGATGGATGCCCAAGGACATGCGTTATCAAAACGGCTAGGCAGCCTTAGCCTTGGGACGCTCAGAGAATCGGGTATCGAACCCATGGCGATTAACAGTTTGCTGGCACGATTGGGGACATCATTGCCGGTGGAGCCTGTTTTGGATCTTGATGCCTTGGCCGCCGATTTTGATTTGGGCACATTTAGCAGAACGCCACCCCATTTTAACGAAGATGATTTAAAAGTTCTCGATCACAAGCTATTGCAACTAATGCCATATGATTTTGTGCAGGATCGTTTGAAAAACCTGGGAGCGATTCATATTACAGGGGATGTCTGGATTGTCATTCGGGGGAATATACAAACTCTTCAGGATGTATTGGTTTGGGAGGGGGTTTTGTATGGCAATTTGTCCCTGGTAATAACCGATAGCGACCAAGATTTCATGCGGGTTGCTCTGGCATCCCTTCCCATTGCGCCTTGGTCAACTGAAACGTGGCTTACTTGGACAAATACGATAAAGGCGGAAACAGGTCGCAAGGGAAAGGCCCTGTATATGCCCCTGCGCCAAGCCTTGACCGGCATGGATCATGGGCCAGAGATGAAGGATTTGTTGCCACTTTTGGGATATGAACGAACCAAAGAAAGATTGGAAAATCACGTATAA
- a CDS encoding arginase: MINRQIAFVYVSSGWGAPDMRTANGPACVSPFLAELFKNEGVAAFYTVDNDPDTLSVTKKIPKNQLKERREHVTDVATRLCDLVQTLIRNDYFPIIIGGDHSIAMGTWSGVKMASPAQDFGLLWFDAHMDAHTHETSFTQHPHGMPLAVLLGHGPKEWTHLGECSPKIHPHQIAQLGIRCFESKEKKFLDQQQVKIFFQKDLKTVGLEKAYRDAFQHITKATPFYGVSIDVDAFDPSEAPGTGTVEPDGIHLADLIPLIKGIAHDPNCLALEITEFNPDKDQDGITLDLVLALIKTALEFPRRG; the protein is encoded by the coding sequence ATGATAAATCGACAAATTGCGTTTGTATATGTAAGCAGTGGCTGGGGGGCGCCCGACATGCGTACGGCCAATGGTCCCGCCTGTGTTAGTCCATTTCTAGCGGAACTTTTCAAGAACGAGGGAGTCGCCGCTTTTTACACCGTTGATAACGATCCGGATACCCTGAGTGTTACAAAGAAAATACCAAAAAATCAATTGAAGGAACGGCGCGAACACGTGACTGATGTTGCTACGCGCCTGTGTGATCTTGTTCAAACGCTTATTCGTAACGACTATTTTCCCATCATTATTGGCGGCGACCATTCCATCGCTATGGGTACATGGAGCGGTGTTAAGATGGCATCGCCAGCGCAAGATTTCGGCCTGTTATGGTTTGATGCCCACATGGATGCGCACACCCATGAAACCAGTTTCACTCAGCATCCACATGGAATGCCATTGGCAGTATTGTTGGGACATGGACCCAAAGAATGGACACATCTTGGGGAATGCTCACCCAAAATTCACCCTCACCAGATTGCCCAACTTGGGATCCGTTGCTTTGAATCTAAAGAAAAGAAATTTTTGGATCAACAACAGGTGAAAATCTTTTTTCAAAAAGACCTGAAAACTGTGGGGCTAGAAAAAGCATACCGCGACGCCTTTCAGCATATAACCAAAGCAACACCGTTTTATGGGGTCAGTATTGATGTTGATGCGTTTGACCCATCAGAGGCACCCGGCACAGGGACTGTGGAGCCTGACGGCATTCACCTGGCGGATCTTATCCCTCTAATCAAGGGGATTGCCCATGATCCCAACTGTTTAGCATTAGAAATAACGGAGTTTAATCCAGACAAGGACCAAGATGGCATCACGCTGGACCTTGTGCTTGCGCTGATTAAGACTGCTTTGGAATTCCCCAGACGAGGATAA
- the phaZ gene encoding polyhydroxyalkanoate depolymerase, translating into MLYHLYEFKKAAQWPAHVWSKATGIFLKHLPFKDEFFGRLLLASNEILERSTRSFGRPEFGIDTKTKAGQGVEILEKTIIDKPFCKIKQFIRFSTDGQIIGADEPNVLIVAPLSGHYTTLLRDTVDAMIADHNVYITDWQDASRVPLSEGRFDLQTYIDYLLDVIVRLGNGLHILAVCQSTVPVLAAVSILAKQKNSAQPASMILMGGPIDTRINPGVVCKFAKEHDLDWFRRNLVTDVPFGHLGYGRLVCPGFIMLSGFMSMNIDRHQEAQYNLFVNLVKNDIESADKQRAFYNEYRSVMDVPAEYYLDCIHHVFHDHSLPRGIMQWGGGLVDPALITKTALMTVEGERDDISNVGQTYAAHDLCSGIPQTRKRSYVQSEAGHYGIFNGKRWRTEIQPRIAVFIREFSGKD; encoded by the coding sequence ATGTTATATCATCTTTATGAATTCAAAAAGGCTGCGCAATGGCCCGCCCATGTTTGGAGCAAGGCAACTGGGATTTTTTTAAAGCACCTACCTTTTAAGGACGAATTTTTTGGTCGGCTTTTGTTGGCCTCTAATGAAATTCTGGAACGATCGACGCGTTCATTTGGTCGTCCTGAGTTTGGTATTGATACAAAAACCAAGGCGGGACAAGGCGTCGAAATTCTGGAAAAAACCATCATCGATAAACCATTTTGCAAAATAAAACAATTCATTCGATTCTCAACAGACGGACAAATCATTGGCGCTGATGAACCAAATGTATTGATTGTTGCCCCCCTATCCGGGCATTATACGACCCTTTTGCGAGATACAGTCGATGCGATGATCGCTGATCACAATGTCTATATCACAGATTGGCAAGATGCATCCCGTGTTCCCCTGTCAGAGGGAAGGTTTGATTTACAGACATATATTGACTATCTTTTGGATGTAATTGTCAGGTTGGGCAATGGGCTTCATATACTGGCTGTCTGCCAATCAACGGTACCGGTTTTAGCTGCCGTTTCAATTTTGGCCAAACAAAAAAATTCGGCTCAGCCGGCATCTATGATTTTGATGGGAGGGCCGATTGACACCAGAATCAATCCGGGTGTTGTCTGTAAATTTGCAAAGGAACATGATTTGGATTGGTTCCGCCGCAATCTGGTAACGGATGTGCCCTTTGGACATTTGGGATATGGACGACTTGTTTGTCCGGGCTTTATTATGCTCAGTGGTTTTATGTCTATGAATATAGACCGCCATCAAGAGGCGCAATACAATTTATTCGTAAATCTTGTTAAGAACGATATCGAAAGCGCCGACAAACAACGTGCCTTTTATAACGAATATCGATCTGTTATGGATGTGCCGGCCGAATATTATCTGGATTGCATTCATCATGTGTTTCATGATCATTCTTTGCCCCGTGGTATAATGCAGTGGGGAGGAGGTTTGGTTGATCCAGCCCTGATCACCAAAACAGCCCTTATGACGGTGGAGGGGGAACGTGATGATATCTCCAATGTTGGTCAAACATACGCCGCACATGATTTGTGTTCCGGAATTCCCCAAACGCGCAAACGATCCTATGTGCAAAGCGAGGCGGGTCATTATGGAATATTCAATGGAAAGCGGTGGCGAACGGAAATTCAGCCCCGAATAGCCGTATTTATTCGCGAGTTTTCTGGGAAGGATTAG
- a CDS encoding lysylphosphatidylglycerol synthase transmembrane domain-containing protein, with the protein MNKAFIFFLAKIAIIAIIAYFLLNNLNIDHVRQALKNVSWQTICFCFVLFWTQGFLMSKRWQKIVSAKYDAPPIQTMWRLNLISFFVNQVFPGSIGGDVYRGIILKKFNIPTYWAVTTVLMERFYGITGFCILVFLCLPFEWQTMNQTYLGSIVVLSMGGVAGLIAVILTISRLPFKLPKQADYIINFSNDLWDIIHQTKNNAQILAYSTLSTIVYALAPYLLALDMGLNITYPQLLVAMIISSIVETIPVSFAGWGVREGALVAIFATYGISKEHSLSLSLMHGVIFLLATTPGLFLWIFEKKDLIMGKQAD; encoded by the coding sequence ATGAACAAAGCATTTATTTTTTTCTTGGCCAAGATCGCAATAATCGCGATCATTGCTTATTTTTTATTAAATAATTTAAATATAGACCATGTCCGACAGGCATTAAAAAATGTTTCCTGGCAGACGATATGCTTTTGTTTTGTTCTTTTTTGGACTCAGGGCTTTCTGATGTCAAAGCGCTGGCAAAAAATTGTTTCAGCAAAATATGATGCACCCCCCATTCAAACAATGTGGCGCCTTAACTTGATTAGCTTCTTTGTGAATCAAGTCTTTCCAGGGTCGATTGGTGGAGACGTTTATCGCGGAATTATCCTAAAAAAATTCAATATTCCAACCTATTGGGCTGTTACAACCGTATTGATGGAACGATTTTACGGAATAACTGGATTCTGTATTTTGGTTTTTTTGTGCTTACCGTTTGAATGGCAAACCATGAACCAAACATACTTGGGTTCAATTGTTGTTCTAAGTATGGGTGGGGTTGCTGGATTAATCGCTGTAATACTGACGATCTCTCGATTACCATTCAAGCTACCAAAACAAGCAGACTATATTATTAATTTTTCCAATGATTTGTGGGATATCATTCATCAAACAAAAAACAATGCCCAAATTTTGGCTTATTCCACACTCTCCACCATTGTATATGCATTAGCTCCTTATCTTTTGGCACTGGATATGGGACTGAATATCACCTATCCGCAACTTTTGGTGGCCATGATCATATCAAGCATCGTGGAAACCATCCCCGTTTCCTTTGCTGGATGGGGAGTCCGAGAAGGGGCCCTGGTTGCAATTTTTGCCACCTATGGTATCTCCAAAGAACACAGCCTGTCTTTGTCGTTAATGCATGGTGTGATCTTTCTTTTGGCAACAACGCCGGGTTTGTTTTTATGGATTTTCGAAAAGAAAGACTTGATCATGGGCAAACAAGCCGACTAA
- a CDS encoding rhodanese-like domain-containing protein yields the protein MAYDIKQIDPHSVRKWLESNAAVLIDVRELAEYNAERIPGSHHIPLSQISMTNLPSIKGRKIVIHCHSGKRSYSACEKLLDDDPMLEVCNLAGGILAWRAAELPTTKSSSPVLPLDQQVQIGAGLFILLTLLLGYGVSSYFYLVTAMPGIGLIIAGFTGWCGLGMVLTKMPWNQK from the coding sequence ATGGCTTACGATATCAAGCAAATTGATCCGCATTCTGTCCGTAAATGGTTGGAGTCTAATGCTGCCGTTCTGATTGATGTGCGTGAACTGGCGGAATATAATGCAGAACGGATTCCAGGATCTCACCACATTCCGTTGTCGCAAATTTCCATGACAAATCTTCCCTCTATAAAAGGTCGGAAAATCGTCATTCATTGTCATTCGGGAAAACGAAGCTATTCTGCGTGCGAAAAATTATTAGACGACGATCCAATGCTGGAGGTTTGTAATCTAGCGGGTGGGATCCTGGCTTGGCGGGCGGCGGAGCTTCCCACGACAAAATCATCCTCTCCTGTTTTGCCATTAGACCAACAGGTTCAGATTGGGGCTGGTCTTTTTATACTTTTGACCCTGTTGTTGGGATATGGCGTTTCATCCTATTTCTATTTAGTGACGGCAATGCCGGGAATCGGACTGATTATCGCTGGCTTTACGGGGTGGTGTGGCCTTGGGATGGTTTTGACGAAAATGCCCTGGAACCAGAAATAA
- a CDS encoding ABC transporter ATP-binding protein has product MQSLPVLELINVSRSFVQGGQEIHVLRQVNLTVKRGESVALVGASGAGKSTLLQLAGLLEMPDEGVVQIDSKISKDLSEQTRTNLRRDCIGFVYQYHHLLPEFSALENVMMPLLIAGNSKKESKEKAQLFLEKLGLGHRLFHRPKKLSGGEQQRVAIARALVHKPKLLLADEPTGNLDDETSQSVFGEMLNLVKQDGLAALIATHNMEIASRMDRIVQLRGGVLTEVDRDVPKTAI; this is encoded by the coding sequence ATGCAGTCTTTGCCCGTTCTGGAATTGATTAATGTCTCGCGTTCCTTTGTGCAGGGGGGGCAGGAAATTCACGTCTTGCGACAGGTTAACCTAACCGTAAAAAGGGGGGAATCTGTCGCCTTGGTTGGGGCCAGCGGGGCCGGTAAATCCACGCTGCTTCAGTTGGCCGGTTTGTTGGAAATGCCGGACGAGGGTGTGGTTCAGATCGATTCTAAGATTTCCAAGGATTTAAGCGAACAAACGCGAACAAACCTCCGTCGTGATTGTATTGGATTTGTTTACCAGTATCATCATTTGTTGCCAGAGTTTTCTGCGTTGGAAAATGTTATGATGCCGCTGCTAATCGCTGGAAACAGCAAGAAAGAATCCAAAGAAAAAGCTCAGCTATTTTTGGAAAAACTGGGCCTTGGACATCGCCTTTTTCATCGTCCAAAAAAACTATCCGGTGGAGAGCAGCAGCGCGTTGCCATTGCTCGGGCTTTGGTGCACAAGCCGAAATTGTTGCTGGCGGATGAGCCTACGGGAAATTTGGATGACGAAACGTCCCAATCTGTTTTTGGGGAAATGTTGAACCTTGTGAAACAAGATGGCTTGGCGGCCCTAATTGCAACGCACAATATGGAAATCGCATCGCGAATGGATCGAATCGTTCAGCTTCGGGGTGGGGTCCTGACAGAGGTTGATAGGGATGTACCAAAAACAGCAATATGA
- a CDS encoding phosphoribosylaminoimidazolesuccinocarboxamide synthase has translation MSIKFRPRSPGEKIQPRRRHLFEGKTKILCDGPEPGTYVLYFKDDCQGSGIETDPLVLDEKITPKEIIGTGKIIGKGAINNRLSEMFMSRLDEIGVENHYLRRLNMCEQLVKATDPLPFVLTMNNIAVGDFAKRLGLDEGMALPEPIPEFRLKGVQESIQGSIISAHHITALGWADKEEIKVILDMAQRINDFLWGQFLALGMRIMHYDLEFGRVYMSEYMEDAELILIDEISADTCHILDIKTSKRFVVNDDPSDIGVCYYGRAAYQEIARRFGILTAGGPPDLYQEVAE, from the coding sequence ATGTCGATTAAGTTCAGGCCTCGTTCTCCTGGTGAAAAAATTCAGCCACGTCGCCGACATCTTTTTGAGGGTAAAACAAAGATATTGTGTGACGGGCCAGAGCCCGGAACGTATGTTCTTTATTTTAAAGATGATTGCCAAGGCTCCGGAATAGAGACAGATCCCCTTGTGCTCGATGAAAAAATCACACCCAAGGAAATTATTGGAACCGGAAAAATCATTGGAAAGGGCGCCATTAATAACCGTCTTTCCGAAATGTTTATGTCGCGTTTGGATGAAATTGGGGTCGAAAATCATTATCTTCGCCGGCTTAATATGTGTGAACAGCTGGTAAAGGCCACCGATCCGTTGCCGTTTGTGCTGACAATGAACAACATTGCCGTTGGTGATTTTGCAAAACGCCTTGGCCTTGACGAGGGGATGGCCCTGCCAGAACCCATACCGGAATTTAGGCTTAAGGGCGTTCAGGAATCAATCCAGGGATCCATAATTTCAGCCCATCATATTACTGCCTTGGGTTGGGCAGACAAGGAAGAGATAAAAGTAATACTCGACATGGCCCAGCGTATCAATGACTTTTTGTGGGGTCAATTCCTGGCGCTAGGTATGCGAATCATGCATTATGATTTGGAATTTGGACGGGTTTATATGTCTGAATATATGGAGGATGCTGAATTGATCCTGATTGACGAGATCAGTGCCGATACATGCCATATTTTGGACATTAAAACAAGCAAACGCTTTGTTGTGAATGACGATCCATCGGACATTGGGGTGTGTTATTATGGACGCGCAGCCTATCAGGAAATTGCACGCCGGTTTGGTATTTTAACCGCTGGGGGACCACCTGATTTGTATCAAGAGGTTGCAGAGTAA
- the ruvC gene encoding crossover junction endodeoxyribonuclease RuvC: MKNSPARVLILGLDPGLRHTGWGIIQMVDNTMTHVGHGVVNTPTKLTLAERLNCLYQGLSAVIDDYAPCEAVVEETFVNKNPASTLKLGMARGVVLLVPASKGLPVFEYSANRIKKSVVGVGHADKNQVLLMVQRLLPCMKRDDMRSDAADALAAAICHAHYRRINSLVRAQI; encoded by the coding sequence ATGAAAAATTCACCAGCACGCGTCCTTATCCTTGGCCTCGATCCGGGGCTGCGCCACACGGGATGGGGGATCATCCAAATGGTGGACAACACGATGACGCACGTCGGCCATGGCGTTGTGAACACCCCAACCAAACTGACGTTGGCCGAACGCCTTAATTGCCTGTACCAGGGATTGTCCGCTGTGATCGATGACTATGCGCCATGCGAGGCGGTGGTAGAGGAAACATTTGTCAACAAGAATCCCGCATCAACACTAAAGCTTGGAATGGCCAGGGGTGTTGTTTTGTTGGTCCCCGCATCAAAGGGGTTGCCCGTATTTGAATATTCGGCTAATCGTATTAAAAAGTCTGTGGTTGGTGTTGGGCATGCCGACAAGAATCAGGTTTTGTTGATGGTTCAACGGCTTTTGCCCTGCATGAAGCGGGATGACATGCGATCTGATGCCGCCGATGCACTGGCGGCTGCGATTTGTCATGCACATTACAGACGGATTAATTCATTGGTAAGGGCGCAAATATGA
- a CDS encoding cytochrome c1, whose translation MPYIIAILIAGCFAALAETPTSAPPKQAWTFTGPFGTFKKESLQRGFQVYKEVCSSCHSLKRIHYRDLSALGFKEGEIKAIAADYDVMDGPNAEGNPFKRKALPADAFPSPYPNDNAARTANNGALPPDLSLIIKARKNGADYIHALLTGYATPPLGVTVEPGHHYNPYFPGGQIAMTPPLTDGQVAYADNTKAIVDQMAHDVVTFLAWAAEPEMEHRKQLGVKALLYLAFMTLIFYATMRKIWKEVK comes from the coding sequence ATGCCCTATATCATCGCCATCCTCATTGCAGGATGCTTCGCCGCCCTTGCCGAAACGCCAACATCTGCACCACCCAAGCAGGCCTGGACGTTTACTGGTCCATTTGGCACCTTTAAAAAAGAGTCACTGCAGCGCGGGTTCCAGGTTTACAAAGAAGTTTGCTCATCCTGCCACAGCCTGAAACGAATTCATTACCGTGATTTATCGGCCCTAGGGTTTAAAGAAGGCGAAATCAAAGCAATCGCCGCCGATTATGATGTGATGGATGGCCCCAATGCCGAGGGAAATCCTTTTAAAAGAAAGGCCCTGCCAGCAGATGCATTTCCGTCACCCTACCCCAACGATAACGCCGCGCGAACAGCAAACAATGGGGCATTACCCCCTGATTTATCCTTGATTATAAAGGCTAGAAAAAACGGAGCTGACTATATTCATGCACTGCTAACGGGGTATGCAACCCCCCCATTGGGTGTTACTGTTGAACCTGGACATCACTATAACCCCTATTTCCCCGGGGGTCAGATCGCAATGACGCCCCCCCTGACTGATGGACAGGTGGCGTATGCCGACAATACAAAGGCGATCGTGGATCAAATGGCCCATGATGTCGTAACGTTCCTGGCATGGGCGGCGGAGCCTGAAATGGAGCACCGCAAACAACTGGGGGTCAAAGCTTTGTTGTACCTGGCCTTTATGACCCTGATTTTTTATGCCACCATGCGCAAAATCTGGAAAGAGGTTAAATAA
- a CDS encoding hydroxymethylglutaryl-CoA reductase, degradative, producing the protein MPNPSKKSAITDCFKGLSLLTPQERLDRLVQGGFLNDVDGGYFLKTVSPDLLELFDHFIENSIGGFTLPLGFAPYFRIDNKDYVIPMAVEETSVIAAASKTAKWIRQHGHITTASLGNEIVGQIQIARVQNAESLSGAIETNKNMLIELAHQHVLGSLVKRGGGIRDIHLRKIQRPDGDVMAVIHVHLDPCDAMGANLITQACEYLAGPIHDLTGEDVSICILSNLSMHKRVKVQIILPSIDRDLACKLEELSLFAELDPYRAVTHNKGIMNGIDAVLIATGNDWRAVEGGLHAFAAHNGSYKPLTRWTRVGAELIGEFDGPIMVGTVGGVTNLHPTARACLRLLGITKSQELARIVAAVGLVQNLGAMMALVNGGIMRGHMRLHIQNIILGTDATPDEKPLLKNKLKQKLKELGRLSNTDAQIILAEMRGV; encoded by the coding sequence ATGCCCAACCCCAGTAAAAAATCAGCAATCACAGACTGTTTCAAGGGCTTATCCCTGTTAACGCCCCAGGAACGCCTGGACCGACTTGTTCAAGGTGGATTTCTGAACGACGTCGATGGGGGCTATTTTTTAAAAACAGTGTCCCCCGATCTTTTGGAGCTTTTCGATCATTTCATTGAGAATAGCATCGGTGGCTTTACGTTGCCATTGGGATTTGCGCCGTATTTCCGCATTGATAATAAGGACTATGTCATTCCCATGGCTGTTGAGGAAACATCCGTGATTGCTGCCGCCTCTAAAACGGCGAAATGGATTCGTCAACACGGACACATCACAACAGCAAGTCTGGGCAATGAAATCGTTGGTCAGATTCAAATTGCCCGTGTCCAAAATGCTGAATCCTTGTCCGGCGCCATTGAAACCAATAAAAATATGTTGATCGAATTGGCGCATCAACATGTCCTGGGGAGTCTGGTCAAGCGTGGGGGCGGTATCCGGGATATACATCTTCGGAAAATTCAGCGCCCCGATGGTGATGTGATGGCGGTTATTCATGTGCATTTGGACCCCTGTGATGCGATGGGGGCCAACCTTATCACCCAAGCTTGCGAATATTTAGCCGGGCCCATTCACGACTTGACTGGCGAGGATGTTTCTATTTGTATTTTATCAAATCTGTCGATGCACAAACGTGTTAAGGTGCAAATTATTTTGCCCTCTATCGACCGGGATTTGGCCTGTAAATTGGAAGAACTATCTCTGTTTGCGGAGCTTGACCCCTATCGTGCAGTCACCCATAACAAGGGGATCATGAATGGAATTGATGCCGTTCTGATCGCCACTGGAAATGATTGGCGCGCTGTTGAGGGTGGTCTTCACGCCTTTGCCGCGCACAATGGATCATACAAACCATTAACCCGCTGGACACGCGTTGGGGCAGAGCTGATTGGTGAATTCGATGGCCCCATTATGGTTGGGACAGTGGGTGGTGTTACAAACCTTCACCCAACAGCCCGTGCGTGTTTACGTCTTTTGGGAATTACAAAATCCCAGGAACTGGCCCGGATTGTGGCCGCCGTTGGCTTGGTGCAAAACCTGGGAGCCATGATGGCCCTTGTTAACGGGGGCATTATGCGGGGGCACATGCGATTGCATATACAGAATATCATTCTTGGCACAGATGCGACCCCTGATGAAAAACCTTTGTTAAAAAATAAACTTAAACAAAAATTAAAAGAACTAGGTAGGCTCTCAAACACTGATGCGCAAATAATTTTAGCCGAGATGCGAGGAGTGTGA